A region from the Carassius carassius chromosome 33, fCarCar2.1, whole genome shotgun sequence genome encodes:
- the LOC132113676 gene encoding gamma-aminobutyric acid receptor subunit pi-like: MLLYLLFWMSLFLLITNSERGFYGNHYGEWNDSQLQPTIQKLMKGYNRYLRPNFNQGPVKIGMSLDIASIDAISEINMDYTATIFLRQRWGDSRLIFPGNESLSLDGRLVSLLWIPDTFIPDSKRSFLHDVTVENRLIRIFSNGTVLYALRITATIACNMDLTKYPMDRQECTLQLESWGYNLQDVVFYWTRGNDSVKGLDTLRLAQYSVESYYTTVSQAVYETGLYPKLVLHFSLRRNVLFFILETYVPSTLLVVLSWVSFWISQSSVPARTCIGVTTVLTMTTLMMGARTSLPNANCFIKAIDVYLGICFTFIFGALLEYACAHFCTMQHQTLVDVQRELLKEFEESNVMTHLANSTSPKKMQTEESTQMEMPEQSVICEGNEATDKKKEKGCGLSSVKQMSRRAASMMSVENPNNIDRHARVFFPMVFLLVNIFYWLYYLLF, encoded by the exons ATGCTGCTGTATCTTCTGTTCTGGATGAGTCTATTTCTGTTGATTACAAACAG TGAAAGAGGATTTTATGGGAATCATTATGGCGAGTGGAATGATTCGCAACTGCAGCCCACCATACAGAAGCTGATGAAAGGCTACAATCGATACCTTAGGCCAAACTTCAACC AGGGGCCTGTTAAAATTGGAATGAGTCTGGATATTGCCAGTATTGACGCCATCTCTGAGATTAACATG GACTACACAGCCACTATCTTCCTAAGACAACGATGGGGAGATTCCCGCCTCATATTCCCTGGAAATGAAAGTCTGAGTCTGGATGGACGGCTGGTTTCTTTGCTGTGGATCCCCGATACGTTCATCCCTGATTCTAAGCGTTCTTTCCTCCATGACGTAACTGTGGAGAACCGTCTGATCCGCATCTTCAGTAACGGCACTGTGCTCTACGCTCTTCG CATAACAGCAACCATCGCCTGCAACATGGACCTCACCAAGTATCCTATGGATAGACAAGAGTGTACTTTGCAATTAGAAAGCT GGGGGTATAATTTACAGGATGTAGTGTTTTACTGGACCCGAGGGAATGACTCAGTGAAGGGGTTAGATACACTGCGCCTGGCCCAGTACAGTGTGGAGAGCTACTACACAACCGTATCCCAGGCTGTGTATGAAACAG GTTTATACCCGAAGCTAGTGCTGCATTTCTCTTTACGTAGAAATGTGCTGTTCTTCATTCTGGAGACGTATGTGCCCTCAACACTTCTGGTGGTTCTGTCATGGGTGTCTTTTTGGATCAGTCAGTCCTCCGTTCCAGCTCGCACCTGCATCG GCGTGACCACTGTTCTTACCATGACCACACTAATGATGGGAGCCAGGACCTCGCTTCCCAATGCCAACTGCTTCATTAAGGCTATAGATGTCTATCTCGGCATCTGTTTCACCTTCATCTTTGGTGCTCTGCTGGAATATGCCTGTGCTCATTTCTGCACCATGCAGCACCAAACCCTTGTAGATGTGCAAAGG GAACTACTCAAAGAATTTGAGGAGTCAAATGTTATGACTCACTTGGCAAATTCAACATCACCCAAAAAGATGCAGACTGAAGAATCAACTCAGATGGAGATGCCTGAACAATCTGTGATATGCGAAGGGAATGAGGCCACAGACAAGAAGAAAGAAAAGGGGTGCGGTTTGTCCTCCGTAAAGCAAATGTCTCGCCGAGCAGCATCCATGATGAGTGTCGAGAATCCTAACAACATCGACAGACATGCACGTGTATTTTTCCCCATGGTATTTCTCCTTGTCAATATTTTCTACTGGCTCTACTACCTTTTATTCTAA
- the LOC132113677 gene encoding securin-like, with protein MDTMIYLDQENGRLTTPAIKSRQNRLHSAPDQCLRTPLTGKARLGAPLRSGRKALGVINKVVATPAASHKAEEKTKPAEAMVPAQPANVSEETPRIEKCFPYNPSEFETCSVPDEVYLSCFSLTGLGKRMWPTASPVEELIMDPCLPLSPLKMPRAVECVDEMEVFLQTISELTVDLPPECEL; from the exons ATGGACACCATGATTTACCTGGATCAGGAGAACGGCAGACTGACCACTCCAGCCATCAAATCTCGCCAGAACAGACTGCACTCTGCTCCGG ATCAGTGCTTGAGAACACCTCTGACAGGAAAGGCACGTCTTGGAGCTCCTCTGCGATCGGGCCGAAAAGCTTTGGGAGTCATAAATAAGGTTGTTGCCACCCCAGCAGCATCCCATAAAGCAGAGGAGAAGACTAAACCTGCTGAAGCCATG GTTCCTGCTCAGCCAGCTAACGTTAGTGAGGAGACGCCAAGGATCGAGAAGTGTTTTCCATACAATCCAAGCG AGTTTGAGACCTGCAGTGTTCCAGATGAAGTCTACCTCAGTTGTTTCTCTCTGACTGGTCTGGGAAAACGGATGTGGCCAACTGCTTCACCAGTGGAAGAGCTTATCATGGACCCATGTTTGCCACTCTCACCTTTAAAGATGCCCAGAG CGGTTGAATGTGTTGATGAAATGGAGGTATTCCTACAGACGATCAGTGAGCTGACTGTTGACTTGCCCCCTGAGTGTGAACTCTAA